CGTCGATAAAGTGAGCGGACGATGACAACCGAAATTTCCCTGTCCAGTCCTCCGCGCGTGGCTACGGCTCCCGTTGGAAACGCCACACTCAGGCACGCGAATGTCTCGCTACTGGGGATCGCCGAAGCGATTGCACCTGTCGAAGTTGCCTCGTCGCACTTCGATGAGCAGCTGCGCGGTGTGCTCAAGGAACTCGGTCTACCTCGAAGGTTGTTGGAGCGTGTCGCTGGCGTTGAGACGAGGCGCAACTGGGAGAACCCAAAGGACTACATCGCGGGCGCGGCGGAAGCTGGCCGAAAAGCAATGGCGCAGGCTGGCGTGACGGGAGAGCAGATCGGCCTGCTCATCAACAGTTCGGT
This DNA window, taken from Gulosibacter molinativorax, encodes the following:
- a CDS encoding 3-oxoacyl-[acyl-carrier-protein] synthase III C-terminal domain-containing protein, with protein sequence MATAPVGNATLRHANVSLLGIAEAIAPVEVASSHFDEQLRGVLKELGLPRRLLERVAGVETRRNWENPKDYIAGAAEAGRKAMAQAGVTGEQIGLLINSSVSREELGNVGPASLPITLAREAREMQRGDRILCMGVGSGLNTAMLEITW